A genomic region of Raphanus sativus cultivar WK10039 chromosome 6, ASM80110v3, whole genome shotgun sequence contains the following coding sequences:
- the LOC108809580 gene encoding transcription factor MYB17, whose product MGRRAAYRGEQGLKKGQWTPEEDKILVKHIEKHGCGRWNTIPKHAGLRRCGKSCRLRWKNYLNPDIKRGPFTFEDEKLILQLQARLGNRWSTIATHLPGRTDNDIKNLWNSRVKKRSLLDLDDPTTEASPTTGVMSQWESATLEPEPRLPGETSADCDNFFDIWNSEIVESFTTTLAPWYESTSCQIPFSRTPSSSSSALVKSSTDSCGSKDVDMASCSSSSCTKDDDDFALQLLLDSPLIGGDDDIDMTFLEEKSDGKTQSPAVGF is encoded by the exons ATGGGACGAAGAGCAGCTTATCGTGGCGAGCAAGGTTTGAAGAAAGGTCAATGGACCCCTGAAGAAGACAAGATTCTCGTCAAGCATATCGAGAAACACGGCTGTGGAAGGTGGAATACAATTCCGAAGCACGCTG ggttACGCCGTTGTGGAAAGAGTTGTAGACTACGATGGAAAAACTATCTAAACCCAGATATAAAACGAGGTCCTTTCACCTTCGAGGATGAGAAACTCATTCTCCAACTCCAAGCCCGTCTCGGCAACAG GTGGTCTACTATAGCAACACATCTTCCAGGGAGAACAGACAACGATATCAAGAACCTATGGAATAGTCGCGTGAAGAAAAGAAGTCTTTTGGATCTTGATGATCCCACTACCGAAGCTTCACCAACAACTGGTGTTATGTCTCAATGGGAAAGTGCTACGCTTGAACCTGAGCCAAGGCTTCCTGGAGAAACAAGTGCGGATTGTGATAACTTCTTTGACATTTGGAACTCTGAGATTGTTGAATCTTTCACAACTACTCTTGCTCCGTGGTACGAATCAACTAGCTGTCAAATCCCTTTCTCTCGGAcaccatcttcttcctcttctgcaCTTGTAAAGAGCTCAACAGATTCGTGTGGTAGTAAAGATGTTGACATGgcctcttgttcttcttcttcatgtacGAAGGATGATGATGACTTTGCTCTTCAACTTCTGCTTGATTCCCCTCTAATTGGTGGCGATGATGATATTGATATGACCTTCTTGGAAGAGAAGAGTGACGGCAAGACACAGTCTCCGGCTGTTGGTTTTTAA
- the LOC108806862 gene encoding uncharacterized protein At4g06598 has product MAGTKGSESVRSLMYPGKSALLPPKIPFPSVSASYSDYVPCGLMGSSRQGHKVSIEKAHHHHHQRTSSESHLVEELPFWLDDLLNEPETPASRKSGHRRSASDSYAYLDVSNATNLTDFSSRNQVSSIQRGIQESQDASFYADSSFLKQRSRQLVPSGPPLPSWLPSTGASYMSQDATADYAEAQPVTYEADNNTKRAKQQFAQRSRVRKLQYISELERNVQSLQAEGSKVSAELDFLNQRNLILSMENKALKHRLESIAQEKLIKQLEQEVLEREIGRLRALYQQQQQHTRQQSASHKRATSKDLDAQFSSLSLNAKDSNCRRDSLSVMGQFHF; this is encoded by the exons ATGGCTGGAACCAAGGGATCAGAGAGTGTTAGGAGTTTGATGTACCCAGGGAAAAGTGCTTTGCTCCCTCCAAAGATCCCCTTTCCTAGCGTTTCAGCATCCTATTCTGACTACGTTCCCTGTGGTTTGATGGGTTCTTCAAGGCAAGGTCACAAGGTTAGTATTGAGAAAgctcaccaccaccaccaccagcggACTTCCTCTGAGAGCCATTTGGTAGAAGAGCTTCCTTTTTGGCTTGATGATCTTCTCAACGAGCCTGAGACCCCTGCTTCTCGCAAATCTGGTCATAGGCGTTCAGCAAGCGACTCTTATGCTTACCTAGACGTGTCTAATGCTACAAACTTAACTGATTTCAGCTCTAGGAATCAAGTTTCTTCTATTCAAAGAGGAATTCAAGAGTCCCAGGACGCTTCCTTTTACGCTGATAGTAGTTTCCTAAAGCAGAGGAGTCGTCAACTGGTGCCATCTGGGCCTCCTCTTCCTTCTTGGCTACCTTCCACTGGAGCATCGTATATGTCTCAAGATGCAACAGCAGACTATGCAGAAGCTCAGCCTGTCACGTATGAGGCTGACAATAATACAAAACGAGCCAAACA GCAATTTGCACAACGATCACGGGTTCGTAAGCTCCAGTACATATCCGAGCTAGAAAGGAATGTGCAATCATTGCAG GCAGAAGGCTCCAAAGTTTCAGCTGAGCTTGATTTTCTCAATCAGCGGAATCTTATTCTGAGTATGGAAAACAAAGCTCTTAAGCACCGCCTTGAAAGTATAGCTCAGGAGAAACTGATCAAGCAAT TGGAACAAGAGGTGCTGGAAAGGGAGATTGGAAGACTACGAGCTCTGTATCAACAGCAACAACAGCATACTCGTCAACAATCAGCAAGTCACAAACGTGCCACTAGCAAAGATCTGGACGCTCAGTTCTCGAGTCTTTCCCTGAACGCTAAAGATTCCAACTGCAGGCGTGACTCTTTATCTGTGATGGGTCAGTTTCACTTTTAG